The Primulina eburnea isolate SZY01 chromosome 13, ASM2296580v1, whole genome shotgun sequence genome includes a region encoding these proteins:
- the LOC140810518 gene encoding uncharacterized protein codes for MGACFSAQSVDQKPSANVVSIDGQFRQYSLPVTASQVLRFESSSPDSIFLCDSDSLCFDDFIPPLDGELELDPDQIYFVLSTNKLKYRLAASEMAALAVKASIALDKVNIRRRRSKARISPVLVAEEHPQSNYQIQNKVSFDSPLGVISRSGSTRKMHRFSSRRAKLAVRSFRIRLSTIYEGSVLHAD; via the coding sequence ATGGGTGCTTGTTTCTCAGCCCAATCCGTCGATCAGAAGCCGTCCGCTAATGTCGTCTCCATTGATGGACAATTTCGCCAGTATTCTCTTCCTGTCACAGCTTCTCAGGTTCTCCGGTTCGAGTCTTCTTCCCCGGACTCCATCTTCCTATGCGATTCCGATTCCTTATGTTTCGATGATTTCATCCCCCCTCTCGACGGAGAGCTCGAGCTCGATCCGGATCAGATCTACTTCGTGTTGTCGACGAATAAGCTTAAGTATCGGCTGGCTGCCTCCGAAATGGCGGCTTTGGCCGTGAAGGCCAGCATTGCGCTTGATAAGGTTAACATACGCAGACGGAGGAGCAAGGCGAGGATTTCTCCTGTCCTGGTGGCGGAGGAGCACCCGCAGTCGAATTATCAGATTCAGAACAAGGTTTCTTTCGATTCTCCGCTAGGGGTAATTTCTAGATCCGGTTCAACGAGGAAGATGCATAGATTCTCTTCCCGACGAGCTAAATTGGCCGTCCGATCGTTCAGAATCAGGCTCTCCACCATTTACGAAGGATCTGTGCTCCACGCCGATTGA
- the LOC140809066 gene encoding histone deacetylase 19 isoform X1, with translation METGGNSLTSGPDGVKRKVSYFYDPEVGNYYYGQGHPMKPHRIRMTHALLAHYGLLHQMHVLKPNPAREKDLCRFHADDYVSFLRNITPETQQDQLRQLKRFNVGEDCPVFDGLYSFCQTYAGGSVGGAVKLNHGHCDIAINWAGGLHHAKKCEASGFCYVNDIVLAILELLKVHERVLYVDIDIHHGDGVEEAFYTTDRVMTVSFHKFGDYFPGTGDIRDVGFGKGKYYSLNVPLDDGIDDESYQYLFKPIMGKVMEFFRPGAVVLQCGADSLSGDRLGCFNLSIKGHAECVKFMRSFNVPLLLLGGGGYTIRNVARCWCYETGVALGVELEDKMPQHEYYEYFGPDYTLHVAPSNMENKNSRHLLEEIRSKLLDYLSKLQHAPSVQFQERPPDTEIPEVDEDLDVAEERAETDFEMDVDDECKPLPGRVKSEFLEAEAKLTGDIREGECNGEADLNPPKHIA, from the exons ATGGAAACTGGGGGCAATTCACTTACATCTGGGCCTGATGGAGTGAAGCGGAAAGTGAGTTATTTCTACGACCCGGAGGTCGGAAATTACTATTACGGGCAAGGTCACCCAATGAAACCACACAGGATTCGGATGACACATGCTCTTCTTGCCCACTACGGATTACTGCATCAGATGCATGTTCTCAAGCCCAATCCTGCCAGAGAGAAAGATCTTTGCAGATTCCATGCTGATGATTATGTCTCTTTTTTGAGGAACATCACCCCCGAAACACAGCAGGACCAGCTCAGGCAGCTGAAGAGATTTAACGTCGGCGAGGACTGTCCTGTGTTTGATGGCCTCTACTCGTTTTGTCAAACTTATGCTGGTGGTTCCGTTGGTGGAGCTGTGAAGTTAAATCATGGGCACTGTGATATCGCTATAAATTGGGCTGGGGGATTACATCATGCGAAGAAATGTGAGGCTTCTGGTTTTTGCTATGTGAATGATATAGTATTGGCTATCTTGGAACTTCTCAAAGTGCATGAG CGAGTTTTATACGTAGACATTGATATTCATCACGGTGATGGTGTTGAGGAAGCATTTTATACTACAGACAGGGTAATGACTGTTTCTTTTCACAAGTTTGGAGATTATTTTCCTGGAACGGGGGATATAAGAGATGTTGGATTTGGAAAGGGGAAGTATTACTCTCTTAATGTTCCCCTAGATGATGGAATTGACGATGAAAGCTATCAATATCTATTTAAACCAATAATGGGCAAGGTGATGGAATTTTTTAGGCCTGGTGCTGTAGTGTTACAATGTGGTGCAGACTCGCTATCTGGGGACCGGTTAGGCTGCTTTAATCTCTCAATTAAAGGTCACGCAGAGTGTGTCAAATTTATGAGATCCTTCAATGTGCCATTACTGTTGTTGGGTGGAGGTGGTTACACAATACGTAATGTTGCTCGATGCTGGTGTTATGAG ACAGGGGTAGCACTTGGGGTTGAACTGGAGGACAAGATGCCGCAACATGAATATTATGAATACTTTGGCCCAGATTACACTCTTCATGTTGCTCCAAGTAACATGGAAAATAAAAACTCTCGTCATTTACTGGAAGAGATTAGATCCAAGCTTCTTGATTATCTTTCAAAGCTACAACATGCACCAAGTGTCCAATTTCAGGAGCGACCACCTGATACTGAAATTCCAGAG GTGGATGAAGACCTTGATGTTGCGGAGGAAAGAGCTGAAACCGATTTTGAAATGGATGTTGATGATGAATG CAAGCCTTTGCCTGGCAGAGTGAAAAGTGAATTTCTTGAAGCTGAAGCAAAACTCACG GGAGACATCAGAGAAGGCGAGTGTAACGGCGAAGCGGACCTTAATCCTCCAAAACACATTGCTTAG
- the LOC140809066 gene encoding histone deacetylase 19 isoform X2: METGGNSLTSGPDGVKRKVSYFYDPEVGNYYYGQGHPMKPHRIRMTHALLAHYGLLHQMHVLKPNPAREKDLCRFHADDYVSFLRNITPETQQDQLRQLKRFNVGEDCPVFDGLYSFCQTYAGGSVGGAVKLNHGHCDIAINWAGGLHHAKKCEASGFCYVNDIVLAILELLKVHERVLYVDIDIHHGDGVEEAFYTTDRVMTVSFHKFGDYFPGTGDIRDVGFGKGKYYSLNVPLDDGIDDESYQYLFKPIMGKVMEFFRPGAVVLQCGADSLSGDRLGCFNLSIKGHAECVKFMRSFNVPLLLLGGGGYTIRNVARCWCYETGVALGVELEDKMPQHEYYEYFGPDYTLHVAPSNMENKNSRHLLEEIRSKLLDYLSKLQHAPSVQFQERPPDTEIPEVDEDLDVAEERAETDFEMDVDDECKPLPGRVKSEFLEAEAKLTFL, translated from the exons ATGGAAACTGGGGGCAATTCACTTACATCTGGGCCTGATGGAGTGAAGCGGAAAGTGAGTTATTTCTACGACCCGGAGGTCGGAAATTACTATTACGGGCAAGGTCACCCAATGAAACCACACAGGATTCGGATGACACATGCTCTTCTTGCCCACTACGGATTACTGCATCAGATGCATGTTCTCAAGCCCAATCCTGCCAGAGAGAAAGATCTTTGCAGATTCCATGCTGATGATTATGTCTCTTTTTTGAGGAACATCACCCCCGAAACACAGCAGGACCAGCTCAGGCAGCTGAAGAGATTTAACGTCGGCGAGGACTGTCCTGTGTTTGATGGCCTCTACTCGTTTTGTCAAACTTATGCTGGTGGTTCCGTTGGTGGAGCTGTGAAGTTAAATCATGGGCACTGTGATATCGCTATAAATTGGGCTGGGGGATTACATCATGCGAAGAAATGTGAGGCTTCTGGTTTTTGCTATGTGAATGATATAGTATTGGCTATCTTGGAACTTCTCAAAGTGCATGAG CGAGTTTTATACGTAGACATTGATATTCATCACGGTGATGGTGTTGAGGAAGCATTTTATACTACAGACAGGGTAATGACTGTTTCTTTTCACAAGTTTGGAGATTATTTTCCTGGAACGGGGGATATAAGAGATGTTGGATTTGGAAAGGGGAAGTATTACTCTCTTAATGTTCCCCTAGATGATGGAATTGACGATGAAAGCTATCAATATCTATTTAAACCAATAATGGGCAAGGTGATGGAATTTTTTAGGCCTGGTGCTGTAGTGTTACAATGTGGTGCAGACTCGCTATCTGGGGACCGGTTAGGCTGCTTTAATCTCTCAATTAAAGGTCACGCAGAGTGTGTCAAATTTATGAGATCCTTCAATGTGCCATTACTGTTGTTGGGTGGAGGTGGTTACACAATACGTAATGTTGCTCGATGCTGGTGTTATGAG ACAGGGGTAGCACTTGGGGTTGAACTGGAGGACAAGATGCCGCAACATGAATATTATGAATACTTTGGCCCAGATTACACTCTTCATGTTGCTCCAAGTAACATGGAAAATAAAAACTCTCGTCATTTACTGGAAGAGATTAGATCCAAGCTTCTTGATTATCTTTCAAAGCTACAACATGCACCAAGTGTCCAATTTCAGGAGCGACCACCTGATACTGAAATTCCAGAG GTGGATGAAGACCTTGATGTTGCGGAGGAAAGAGCTGAAACCGATTTTGAAATGGATGTTGATGATGAATG CAAGCCTTTGCCTGGCAGAGTGAAAAGTGAATTTCTTGAAGCTGAAGCAAAACTCACG TTCTTATAG